AGTACGGATTTCTATTATTCAGAGGGAGCAGTTTTTTAGTTAAGAAGCTGCTCCCTCTGAGTTTCTGTAGTTCTTGTTGCCGGATGATTAACCCTACTTATGATAACTTCGCCTGATCGCGTAGTGCCGAATTATTACCTTATTGAAAGGTTACTAGGTTAGAATCAGGACGGTGTTAATTAAAAGAGTGCTGCAGCTCCAACAGAAAAGTCGCTTCCAAAAGGAAACGACTTTTAGCCTCATTCTGTTAATAAATTATAAAACAGTTGTTAAGCGGATCTGACAATAAATACTGGGATTGGTGCGTGCCCAGTTACATAATTGCTGATACTTCCCATAAATAAGCCTTTTACTGGACCTAAGCCTCGGCTTCCCATAACAATAAGGTCTGCTTTGAATTTTTCGGCTGTTTCGACAATAATATGTCCTGGTGAGCCAAATTCCAATGAGCTATTAGATTTTATAGCAGCAGGGATCTTTGATGCTGCTTCGGCTAAGACTTTCTTCCCTATCTCTTCTAAAGAATCTTGTACATCTTTCATTAAAACATAATTGCTTTGTTCATAGGGTGACAATGCAAATACAGATGATAAATTTACGACATGTAATAATGAGATTGAAGCACGGCATTGCTCGGCTAAATAAATTGCATGAGCTAAAGCAATCTGTGAATTTTCTGAGCCATCTAGTGGCACGAGAATAGTTTGATAGGGCTTTATAATAAGCATATGAACAATCTCCTTTTGCCTTTAATTTTTATTATACAATTTCTATAGTCATGTCTCTAATCCCTTTACAGTATGCCTTCTAAGGACTATAAAAGTTATTCTTATCACAGGCCTGTTGGCTAGATGCTTTTTCCTTAACCAAAACTTTCTAAA
This sequence is a window from Sporomusaceae bacterium FL31. Protein-coding genes within it:
- a CDS encoding universal stress protein; protein product: MLIIKPYQTILVPLDGSENSQIALAHAIYLAEQCRASISLLHVVNLSSVFALSPYEQSNYVLMKDVQDSLEEIGKKVLAEAASKIPAAIKSNSSLEFGSPGHIIVETAEKFKADLIVMGSRGLGPVKGLFMGSISNYVTGHAPIPVFIVRSA